The Coffea arabica cultivar ET-39 chromosome 6e, Coffea Arabica ET-39 HiFi, whole genome shotgun sequence genome contains the following window.
TAGCCATGCATCTATTAGCCTAAAATACTCTTTCTGCTTAATACAAAATCATCTTATTTGCTTAATACAAAAGTAGGAGATCACCACGCATTAGATACAGAAACAGCAGTTCAGTTTTGCATGGCAGCACTCCAGATCAGGAGCTAATTAAAACCAAACTTCTAGTCTAGTGCAAAATTTACATCTGGAATATTAAATCTTACCCCATCTTGAGTTCTTTCAAATCCATACGGCTGGCTGTCATGTAAACCAAAATTCTGGTCAATGTTATGAAATAAAGATTAAGATACACGCACAGTAACAGATAGTCAGATACACAATACCAACTTCACTAAAAGGAGATATTCACCAGCACTTTTCTTTTGCtgctcctttttcttcttttgctgctCATACCTGTACTTGCTGTAGGATATTTCAAATTAATCAGCACAAACCTAGAAAATACAACTAGTAATAAAATTTAGCCTTACATGTTTCATTAAGAATAATCAAACAATATTGACTCGAGAAaagtgaatattttgaaatgttaatATTTTGTAGTGTGAAATAGTTCATATCTCCATTGATGACTATAATGACCCAGAGAAACACAAGAACAATAGAAACTGTTCTTAGAATATAAGGTCAACAGAACTTCATTACACCTATTTAAAAACAGAGGTTAAAAACTTTCACAATGGAATGAACAATTGATTTGAAACAACAGATACTGAAAAAGGGGAATAACTAACAGAAAATATGTATAAACACAGTTTGTTCTAACGTTTTTGAGCTACAATGGCCAGGAAAGGGTTAAATCTCACATAAATGAAAGCTGTTACCTCAgccataaaaattaaaaaaaaagaaaagatgaaaaaGTTATATCTTACTCATAATCCATAATTCGTACAACTGGAGGATCTGCATCAGGAGACAATATGACCTACAAAAAATTTCACAGGACAATGCCTGGTTAATGATTACATTGGCATTATACTATAATCTACATGCAGCTATAAAGACCGGTAATCACATCCTACTAACAAAAAAGTTGTGTGTTGAACAAGAGTAGTAATCTCCATGCTCTCAATAAGATAAGAATTTTAAGGTTGCAGAGATTATTCATCATACCATGAGGTACTTTGTGACCGAAGATTCTCATGCTTCAATAGACATATGTGGAGGTTTAAGAGGGCCTAAACATCAAATATTAATGACAAGAACAAAAGATGCCCAATAGTTGCTTCAAAACTACTTGGTCTTTCTCTTTTGGTGAAAGGTTATGGATAGAGAATTGGCATCACCATTTTCATACACATACCAATTGAAGATAATGAACTTAAGAATAATATTACATCTGAAATGACTGGTTCAAAAACTTTTGACTGGAATcttaaaaccaaaattttaatttcaatttcaatttcagTTCTGGGCATCAGGTCATAGCAAGAGAAGCACACATAAATGGAAGTACATTGGTAAATGAAAAGTTTTAACAGGCAAGAATTTGCACTTGCAAGAGGTCACATGTTAAGATTGTCTAGTATGTACCACTGAACTTCAAGGTTTACACTTTTCACTTGGTGGTCATGCATAACCAAAGCTAACAGTAAAAAAGCacttaaaaatagaaaaagaaatggaGCAAGAAATGTCAAAGTTCCGGCATTCAGATTAACAATATAGAGATCCTTTTGGCCCATCTCCCCATGTTAAATTTGAAGAACAATAAAGGCCATTTAGACATTAATAACAGAAGAAATAAAGCAGATCATATAGACAGTACCCAATTTAAGAACATACCAAGTCAAGTTCTGCATCTTCAGCCATTTGAAGTGCCACACTTTTTGAAACTATTCCCACCTACAAAGCACAAGCAGCAGTATCCAGTTTTTATGCTCATAGCACAAGAAACCACATACAACCACACACCAAAAGACACAGAGAAAGGGAAAGTCCGGGAAAACAGTTAAGCAGAATCAGTCTACCAGCTGTCCATGGACCATCTTGTCACATTTGAACTACATTGTCCACCATTTAGTCCAAGCGTAGAACAAAGTACCACCTGAATCCTAACAACATGGTCTATGGAAATTAAACTGGTAGACATGGTCTGCCTAAACATTTTTCCTACTTTCAGAGAGGTTCTAGAAATTAAGAGAGTAAAGCAGCTAACCATGTTTTGCTGTTCATCAATAAGCCTTACTTGATCAGACCTATTTCAAACCACCGCATCAAACTATGAATCAATAACAATTCAAACAGAGAAATAAGCAAACTATATCTGCAACAATTTAGTAACTCACAAAACCCAAAACTGCTATgataaaaatttcaactttttgcCAGAATTAGTTCAAGAACTCTAGCCTACTAACTAAACTCACACTATAAGCTAAAAAATCAAAACCCCACAACAATAAACAGAAATTTATACCCAATGGAGGAGATATCAAGAGCTTGATCTTCCTCAACTGGAGGCGGGGACCTCCTGTAATACCCTCCGCCCCCGCCGCCGGAGCGGGCAGAAATGGAGGTGATGCGGGATGCGAGGGAAACGGGAATAGTGGTAGCGGAAGTGATAGGGTGGTGGTGAAGTAGGCGGAGGCCAAAGAAGTAGGAACTGGGGAAAAAGGTACTTCGGGTTTTGTAAAGACTGGGTCTCATGGGGAATGTGCTGGTGAGACCAGCCATTGGGGAGGAAGAGACGGAGGCACGGGGGGCTTGGGGTGTTGCTGGCAGGTGATCGAAAGCTCGGATGTTTTGGGAGGGGGAGTTAAACACTGGAGCTTCTTATCCATAATTTTTCATCTTTTCTTGAGTTGTGTCTATGTCACCACTCACCCAAGCCTGTGTTGGCTAATGCCAATTTTGGTTCATTCTGTTGGCTATTGCTCGTGTTAGTTAATTTGAAATCTAGTACTATTGAAATTCTTCCAAGTCCCAACTCCAAGGCTTGGAGATGGGATGACAAAAAATCTTTTCCTTGTTTGTTTTCTCTCTGCTCAATAAAAGTTTGATTAAATTTTACGTCTCTCTTCTTGTATCACTTTCTTTCTGTCGTGTACCATGATAAATTTTTCGAGTTATTTTAAAGTGtatataaataagaaaattaatcgataaattttttgagttattttaaagtatgtatacataaaaaaaaataatcgaTCAACTTAAAGTATATAAGTATAAGTCTTACGTGTATAATAATAAGAATTCATTAGAATTAATAATCAATTCACTTTTTAACGTAAACGAGAGAAATTAATCAGCCCAATTCTCTTCTTATCATGTATTATTTCTAAATAGACCCCCATATCAATTTCGCCATTAATATGTGAATATGACGAAATTCTTTGGGCAAAAAGTGAATAAGTGAAATTAAGGGGTCCTTAGATAAGAATAACAATGAACAAATAATATCGCTAAAGAACTGTTTTTGGAGCCGACAAATACAGTGTTGTTAGATGCGGATTAGACCAGTCGATCCAACCATGAACCATTCCTCCTTTTAAGTTGATTATAATAGCACAAAACTGCTTTAGTTAAAAATCAGTGAAAATAGTCAAAAATCAGCCAAATTAGTGATCCAATTCAATTGCTTGACTCAGATTCTCtaacttttctttcttattttttccaaatataATTTGAGTTACCTAAATTATAAAACTTTCCTTTAttaatagaaataaaaaaacatCACCCACTTAGTATAAATGCCAAAATCATTCATATGCCTAAATAATCTCTAAATTAAGAAATTCTTATCCCTATCATCTTGTCAATTTATTATCAGCAATTCCAACTTGCATTAGAAAAACCATATTCGGAATAAAAAGATCTCGAATTAGGTatgatttgtttttatttttaagtagtTTTGGAGAGTGGACATATTTCATACATGAATTCAcacttttatatataatttttaggtGTATATTTGATTGCAAGCGTAATATTTTTGTCACATTTTGTATAGTTGGCCAAAATGTAACTAAGAACGTAATTTTAATATCTttaaaacttataaaaatataaataattataGTATCAGACAGCAGCAAGTTTTTTAGAACAGTCTTGATCGATCTGATCAATCTACCTAGTAGTTTAGCCGAGCTGCTATCCGATTTGAGGTTAACAacattggaagaaaaaaaaaacagattatATCGGTAAATTGGAAGTCATTAAATTGACTGCTAAAGCCCACAAGGCATCTTCTCAAGATAAATGGTACCAACCACTTCAACACTCGATAAGCCCAAGCAATGTAAGATCGATATGGTATCCACGCACTAAATTTGGATCCataactctcttttttttttttggtgaaaatagGGATTAAATATTAATAATCAACAGAGTttagccctatctattacaaagcaAAAGAGATAGTGCGGGGAAAACAGATCCCTTTCAAGTCCTCATCATAGACAAAAGCGAGTTCTTGAGGACAATTAGCAAAAGTTACAAAGTTGGATTGTAATCTGCCTCCCATTCTTGCGAGTGCGTCCGCGCATCTATTTGCCTCCCGGTATATGTGGGATATTTTAACATGCCGCAGCTGCGAAAGGAGGGATCTGCAATCCGAAATGATAGAGTTCAAAAGGTGATTAGGATTGGCAACAGCTGTTAACAAAGTAATAATAGCTTCGcagtcaacttcaacttcaagttGAGAAATTTTTAAGGAAAGGGCTATTTCTAGTCCATCTCGGATACCCCAACATTCCGCCAGCATGCTGTTTGTAGAACCTAAGTTTCTGCAGTATCCTTTAATCCAACATCCGGAGGCGTCTCTGATAACACCTCCAGCTCCCGCTGGACCTGGGTTTCCTAAGGCTGAGCCGTCTGAATTGAGCTTGAACCAATGGAGGATTGGAGGAATCCATCTGATAAGAATATGGGATTTTCTGCGAGGGGGGTGGCCAGAATTTGGGCCAAGGGAGTAGAACTCAGTGGCCAACTTGATGCTGGTTTTGGTTGGAGGAGGTTGTGTTCTGTTGGGCTCGAAAATCTTTTtattcctggatttccaaatggTGGAGCAAGTAAAGGCAAAGAGTGTGCCCCAAGGAATATTGTAGA
Protein-coding sequences here:
- the LOC113697307 gene encoding translation initiation factor IF3-4, chloroplastic-like isoform X2, translated to MAGLTSTFPMRPSLYKTRSTFFPSSYFFGLRLLHHHPITSATTIPVSLASRITSISARSGGGGGGYYRRSPPPVEEDQALDISSIGSDQVRLIDEQQNMVGIVSKSVALQMAEDAELDLVILSPDADPPVVRIMDYDKYRYEQQKKKKEQQKKSAASRMDLKELKMGYNIDVHDYSVRLRQAQKFLRDGDKVKVIVNLKGRENEFRNNAIELLERFQSDLGEVWLVEAGQRREIRGKRLMGLYVKFWVA
- the LOC113697307 gene encoding translation initiation factor IF3-4, chloroplastic-like isoform X1, translating into MAGLTSTFPMRPSLYKTRSTFFPSSYFFGLRLLHHHPITSATTIPVSLASRITSISARSGGGGGGYYRRSPPPVEEDQALDISSIGSDQVRLIDEQQNMVGIVSKSVALQMAEDAELDLVILSPDADPPVVRIMDYDKYRYEQQKKKKEQQKKSAASRMDLKELKMGYNIDVHDYSVRLRQAQKFLRDGDKVKVIVNLKGRENEFRNNAIELLERFQSDLGELATRENKNFKDRNVFIILVPNKVVVQKAQEEQKKKDKSVAAEVSASV